From a single Rhodothermia bacterium genomic region:
- a CDS encoding TonB-dependent receptor → MFSAFLPAFAQNASVSGYVRDDASGETLIQATVIIQGTTTGAVTNTSGYYTINRIKPGNYTLICSYIGYKARRIPIKLTEGAVLNLDIRLEPEETSVEVTVTSEREESEQRNVGVTQMSVSTITRLPSVLQADVFRSLQLLPGIKSSSDFSSGLYIRGGSPDQTLIMLDRTTVYNPTHIFGFFSTFNPDAIKDVKLYKGGYPAEYGGRLGSVVDIYNKEGNQKQVHGVASLGLLSSRIAVEGPLQKEKSSWMLAARRSTTEPVLAVLRNLKDADGKPRFQGIPDNFYFYDFNGKFTYDFSPKDKVSLGFYAGQDKVSIPVGEQTAFKVRYGNITGNTNWTHIFSSRLFSNFTFTGSRYFSNPSGKIASTEFKRRNEVTEWSAKGDFEYIPDQTHQVQVGFWAGRMSIFLQDAFNEITNDVLDIQTPYVSGYAQETWRPNIQWTIKAGLRANYFGDGNYLRVEPRLSADFSYSEWLRVQAAYGRYYQFLSLITNEAFSGFDVWVTADEGVKPAWGDQFVLGLKTRPLKGWNFDVEGYYRNMNDLFDLDPFLNDTAGLPYNKLFRFGQGYAWGAEFFLEKYAGRLNGFMGYTFGRTWRKFPNVNNGAYYPPKYDRTHDLNLTANYDLTNKWTATAVFTYATGQAYTEPLGRTFIQSPFGEGFANIGGNVLTVGKLNASRLPAYHRLDIGFTRKGQLGRWGKSELQLQLINAYSHRNIWFYQYDFESNPVKRIDTLQLPILPNIAYTIRF, encoded by the coding sequence ATGTTCTCTGCCTTTCTTCCTGCCTTTGCCCAAAATGCGTCTGTGAGTGGTTATGTACGAGATGATGCTTCTGGCGAAACCTTGATTCAGGCGACGGTAATCATCCAAGGTACCACTACAGGAGCTGTGACCAATACCAGTGGCTATTACACGATCAATCGGATTAAACCCGGAAATTACACCCTCATTTGTTCGTACATCGGATACAAAGCCCGTCGTATTCCTATAAAACTGACGGAAGGCGCCGTGCTGAATTTGGACATCCGATTGGAACCAGAGGAGACCTCGGTGGAAGTAACCGTGACTTCAGAGCGGGAAGAATCCGAGCAGCGTAATGTGGGTGTCACCCAAATGTCGGTTTCTACCATCACCCGTTTACCTTCGGTGTTACAGGCGGATGTTTTCCGGTCTTTGCAGTTGTTACCCGGAATTAAGAGTTCCTCCGACTTTTCAAGCGGCTTGTACATTCGTGGTGGAAGTCCAGACCAGACCCTAATTATGTTAGACCGAACCACCGTTTACAACCCAACCCATATCTTTGGCTTTTTCTCCACTTTCAATCCTGATGCTATCAAGGATGTTAAGCTCTATAAAGGCGGTTATCCGGCAGAGTATGGTGGACGACTGGGTTCCGTAGTGGACATTTACAACAAAGAAGGCAATCAAAAACAGGTGCATGGCGTGGCGAGTTTGGGACTACTTTCGTCCCGAATTGCGGTAGAAGGTCCGCTTCAGAAGGAAAAAAGCAGTTGGATGCTTGCCGCACGACGCTCTACCACCGAGCCAGTTTTGGCAGTTTTGCGCAACCTGAAAGATGCAGACGGGAAACCACGTTTCCAAGGCATCCCAGACAACTTTTATTTCTACGACTTTAATGGCAAGTTTACCTACGATTTTTCCCCAAAAGACAAGGTGAGCCTTGGTTTTTATGCCGGACAAGACAAGGTGAGTATCCCCGTGGGCGAGCAAACGGCTTTTAAAGTGCGCTATGGCAATATCACGGGAAACACAAACTGGACTCATATTTTCTCGTCGCGGCTGTTTTCTAATTTTACGTTCACGGGATCCCGCTATTTCAGCAATCCAAGTGGAAAAATCGCCTCTACCGAGTTTAAGCGCCGTAACGAGGTGACGGAGTGGTCGGCGAAAGGTGATTTTGAGTACATTCCAGACCAAACACATCAAGTACAGGTGGGATTTTGGGCAGGCCGTATGTCTATTTTTTTGCAAGATGCTTTTAACGAGATTACCAATGACGTTCTAGATATCCAAACGCCCTATGTGTCTGGATATGCGCAGGAGACGTGGCGGCCTAACATCCAATGGACAATAAAAGCAGGCTTGCGGGCCAATTATTTTGGTGATGGAAATTATTTGCGCGTGGAGCCTCGCCTCTCCGCCGATTTTTCCTATAGTGAATGGCTCAGGGTTCAAGCCGCCTATGGACGTTATTACCAGTTTTTGTCGCTGATCACCAATGAGGCATTTTCTGGATTCGATGTCTGGGTGACGGCAGATGAGGGGGTAAAGCCTGCGTGGGGAGATCAGTTTGTTTTGGGCCTTAAAACAAGGCCGCTGAAGGGCTGGAATTTTGATGTGGAAGGCTATTACCGCAATATGAACGATCTTTTTGACTTAGACCCCTTCCTAAACGATACAGCAGGCTTGCCGTATAACAAACTCTTCCGGTTCGGGCAAGGCTATGCTTGGGGAGCAGAGTTCTTTCTGGAAAAATATGCAGGTCGCCTGAATGGGTTTATGGGCTATACCTTTGGACGTACTTGGCGAAAATTTCCCAATGTCAACAATGGTGCTTATTACCCACCCAAGTACGACCGTACCCACGACCTCAACCTAACCGCCAATTATGACCTTACAAATAAATGGACGGCAACTGCCGTTTTTACCTACGCAACTGGTCAAGCCTATACCGAGCCATTGGGACGTACCTTTATCCAAAGTCCTTTTGGCGAAGGATTTGCCAATATTGGTGGGAATGTCCTTACGGTTGGGAAGTTAAATGCAAGCAGATTGCCGGCGTATCATCGTTTAGATATTGGATTTACCCGAAAAGGCCAATTAGGTCGTTGGGGCAAATCTGAATTACAACTACAACTGATCAATGCGTATTCTCACCGGAATATCTGGTTTTATCAATACGACTTTGAGTCTAATCCCGTAAAACGGATTGATACGCTCCAGTTGCCCATTTTGCCAAATATTGCTTACACCATCCGGTTCTAA